TTAGCAAAAAGCAATGTGAAAATGCAAAGCAGTGTTCAAATGTAAGTCATTACCCTTATCAAGTTTTAGAATCCTTGGTCTCCAGGAAGCCAAATAGCCTCAGGACTTATCTTGCAGGGTTGTATTTCCTCAAGGCTATCAGGTAGGTGAAACTGTGTAAACTGAGGAAAGTGTTTTAATAATGATGTATGAATTAtccaaaaaaaagtatattctgaGAGGTCTTCTGAAAAAGCTATTCTAGAATCCAGAGGTTCAGCTCAAGACACTGATGATAATtctcatgaaagaaaaataatcagatgTGGGCTCTAAATCCCCCTCAAACCAAATGACAAGCTCCCTATATATAGCTGGGCTTAATTACTATAACCACTGTCTCCCAtgacatttcttttgctttttctacttATCCCACATTACTGTAGttagataaaatatttcaaatgtcttGCTTATTGCTATCTTATCTActgtaaaagtattttattattatgccaATATTAAGATTTTCTTCTATGAACAAAGCCAACATCTATTTATTAGCAAAGTGCTAACAGAACTGGACCAAAGAAATTACAGTTTCATTCCCATTTCCTGTTATAACTCCACCTAAGATATCTTAAATGCCTGCATACACCACAAAGCCTACCAGAGGGGGTAAGTGATTTTTCAATTAGAGTAACCCTTCAGTTTTCAATGAAAGAAATCATTACTGTATTTCTGCTGAAActaattgtatctttttttcttttctttctgagacggagtttcaggctggagtgcagtgacatgatcacagctcactgcaacctctgcctcctgggttcaagcgattctcctgcctcagcctcctgagtagctgggattacaggcgcatgccaccacacccagctaattttttctgtttttagtagagatgggatttcaccatgttggccagactggtcttgaactcctgacctcaggtgatccacctgccttggcctcccaaagtgctggaattacaggcatgagccaccgtgcctggcctcttttatcTCACTTCCTTGTAAGGGTTTTCCAAATGCAGCAACCCCACTTTGAGTAACACATTGGATCTGTTTAGCATACTACTGAAACTCAATATCCACAATGGCAGTAATAGCTAACATTCAATGTTATTCTGTGCTAGGCCCTATTATAAGCCCCTATTATTTAAAATCCATATGTCAACTCATCTACACCTCACAAAACTCTGAGGCAGGTATTACTTGTATTTAACAGATGGGGgggggttaagtaatttgccgATGGTCACACAGCAGCTGCACTCCTCTGCAGTGCCTCTCTTCATGTTCTACTTTAATGTTAGTCTACTGTTCGTGTGCTGGTTTGACAAATTAGATGTATGCTTATATTCTCAGTATTAGTTTTCACAAAAAATGCTGTATGAAAGCAAATGACATACATACTTTGTAAGCTTTCAAATGTTACATAAATGCCAAATAGCTTATTAAAGAGAAAAACTACTGGCATCTATAAAGAACCCAAAATACAGATGATAAAATGTAACGCTTACTTCTTCTAACTGCAATGGTTTGGGAACTGAAATCTATTTTCCTGGAACAAGAACGGGATTCTTTCCACAATTATTTAGGAACACTTCCTCTTatcagatggaaaaaaaatgaagtgcaaATCCTTTTTCTGGGACATTTAAATTATACTTCTCTTCCTTTACTATTCTCAAGAGATGGTTGATCTGAATTGCTAATTGCCCAAATACTGCTAGTACAGAAATGCAGTATTTAAGGCTTTAGACTATTTTTCTTCAGTTCTCTGCAGTCGCAGTGAAATACTTCAAGCGCAATTTTTGCTGAACTCTTCTTTTCAGCAGTGGAAAAGCTGTGGAAGTGGAAACTTACCCCCAACATATTTCAATTTGGAAGTTCAACttcaaagaaaaatcataaaaatgtaagttttattgagtgcctacagtGTGCATGGGCCTTTATTAGACACGCCAAATTCAGGCACAACAGACACAAGATCCCTGGCCTCAGGTACCTTATGATCTAACATAATACATATTAGAAACAGTAGAAAGACAAGTTACATGTCAATGCCCAATGACTAGAGTCAACATTAAAGAGTTGTAATTTAAGTAATCCAAACTGACATCTAATTCtaaaatcatttataaaatgtatttggcTTTGGAATCCACAGGACTTCAAACAAGCAAAGTTTCACTGCAGATACACAGTTGCAAAGATGCAAATACATTGAAATACTTAAGAGCCTTATtaatgatttttgttattttggatcttctgtttttttcttattatggtCCGAAGCCTCCTTAATACCAATTTATCAGACAGAAGCATGTCGTCTTGTTGTTCAAGATAATCCAGTAAATTTTCAGTCCATTCAAGTGCCGCTTTATGGCTAATATGCTTCTCTGAATTCAGTTCTGTTTTTCTACTCTTACTGGAAGGCTTTTGCTCAGCAGCCTTGGTCTGGTCCTCAGCACTTTCACTGTCAGTCAGCACCTGACAGCTTGAGTCATTGCTGCGAGAGTCAAACCACTGATCAATATTCTCAATGTCAACATGTTCACATTCTTCTGTGTTCTGTAAAACTGTTGCTAAATTAGCTGCTAAAATGGCTCCTTCATCAATGTTCATACCTGAATTCTCTTCATTGCCAGGGAAAAGTTTTTTCCATGCTTTGGTTATGGTACTTGATTTTACCATGTTCCAAGCTCTTGACACTTCATAAATTGCATCCAACACTGTCAAgttcttccaaaatatttttgggTCAAATCCTTCATCCATGTATTTCTGGAGAAGTCCTGCTCGATAGTATCTTTTTACAGTGGCTAGAACTCCCTGGCTCATTGGTTGAATCAGACTTGTGACATTTGGTGGCAAATACTTCACAATTATTCTGCCATCATCTGAACTCAACATTTCTTCATTCGGACGTGCTGGGGGGAAATCTAAAAGAAGCACTGCTTTTTCTAAAAGTCCCTTGGATTTCAAATGCTTCTGTACCTGTGGCACAAAGTACTTTTCAAACCACTGTCTGAAAACAGACTGTTCTATCCATGCACCTTTTTGACTGTAATATGTCACAGGAAGGTTTGAAAGGTCAGTGCCTTTGAATGCTCGGGGCTTTTTGGCCTTCCCCACAACACAAAGATTAAGTTTGTGTAAACCTGTGGCATTTGCGCAACACATAATAATGATTCTCTCTCTGCTTGACCTACACCCAGAAGTACTTTGGTCAGTTTCAAGAGTTAATGTCCTTGATGGTAGACATTTCCAGAACAATCCAGTTTGATCAGCACCATAAATTTGCTCTGGTTGTAGATTCTCTTTTTCAACAAATTCCTGAAAGCTACCGCAAAATTCTCTGGCAGCAGTTTCATCTCCTTTTAATTTTGTTCCTTTACCAGCAGCCTTTGGAATACCATGGCGCTGCTTAAATCGAGTTAGCCAGCCTGACGATGCATTAAAATCACCTTCCATTCCCAAAGCATCAAAAAAGAACTTGGCTTGTTTTGCACAAATCGTTCCGGACACTGGAATCCCATCTGTTTTCTGTTGGTTAAACCACTCTATCATAACTCTATCAAGCTCCTCATATGTTGATGACTTCATAGATTTACGTTTGGATACCCCACTGGTAGGATCTGAACTGTTTGCATAGTTTATAatcctttctttgttctttttaatatcACGAACTGTGGATTCACCAATTCCGTACACCACAGAAAGTTTTTTGAAAGAGACGCCTTCCTCAAGTTTCTTAATAATGTCAAGCTTGTCCTTAATTGTCAACACCACACGCTTACGTTTCCCCAACATTTTAAGTGTCTAATATTTTAGGTGATTACTAGAACAAGATAATTAACAACTAAGATTTGAATACAAAGCAACTAGAAAATGAGGTCGTTAAGATTCCTCCTCTCACTTCTACGGCCTAGATGGATAGTGACCAATTTCCTGGCCAGGTCTACATGAATCTACTTGctattttaaaacttacaaacTTCCTACAACAAAGCCTAGCGCCAATTAACTcttatcttctttcttcctcctcacaGGGTTTAGGGTCTTTCATGAAGTGCAATCACACTAGAGGTCAGAAACTGTACTGGTAAGGCTTCTAAAACAGTACTATTGCATACTCAATTCTTGCCATCCTTGCAGGTAATGTTCTTTGCCAAAATAGCCACTAAATCTCACGTGGAAGTATTTTAGGAAATGTGCTAGGGAGTAAACAGTTTAAGTCAAGAAAGGACTTGCAAACTTGACATACAGGAAAATACAATGGGAAAACTCACCCTCTGACTATGTGGTCTTTGTCAAGCAGTGGATTGTATGGAATGCTGTCTCTCTAGGCAAGGACTCTGCTATAGGTTGCGCAAGTGAGTGCTTGTGGAAATCATACGCAAGAGAAGATGACCCGGACAGAAGTGAACAGCGCAAATAAGGTGAAAGTGGAACAGGCAGAAAACTCTCTACTTTAAAAGCGACTTAAACCTACTAGATTTGGAAGCTGGAAAGGAGGAGAGTGGACATGTGATGTCACATTACTAAAGAAAGCATCAAAAAAACTGCATCGGTGGAAACGAGGACCCACGGTAGAGGCTATGGGGTGGCAGGCTCGGTGAAGATGATGTTACAATAATCCTGGTGAAAGACGATCCTCGATGGACCAACAGAAGCAGTTCCTGTGGGGGCTGTATAGATACTCGGAGGCTCCGAAACCTAAAGGAAAAtaccaaaaacattttctttcaattCAACATCAGGATCTGTGGCATTATCCACATCTATCCTGCAACTATGTTGAGAAAATTAACGCCTCCTATCAATGTGATAGCTAAATACGACAAATAATGCTTTTAGGCATAATCTGGGGTGACAGGGAGAGGGACCTGAAGAGCCTACCTCCTGAAATTAAGAGGTCAGAGAGAAGCCGTGTTAGCGAGGGCCTCTCCCCGCTGGGTGAGCTTCAGAGCGCGGGACGTCTTTCCTCCCGCGGAGGGAGCCCAGATTCCGCCTGGACGCCGGCGACCAGGGTGTCACTGCCGCAGCCAGCCAGCCAGCGGGCGGCCGCTTGGCAAAAGGAACGCCAGTCCGCCGGCCCCGGACATCGCCCTGGGACCGCCTGCGCGGCGTCCAGACCACACTAAGCGCAAATGGAGTCTCCTGAGGGAGGCTGGCACTGGTGGCCCGGCAGCGGCGAGGGACGACCGCAGAGGGACGAGCGTCGCCGCCGGAGCCGGAAGGCGGGGGATTAGAGAGCACGCGCGCGCCCCCGCAGAACGTTGTGCCGGCGAGGGGGCGGGGCCTGCGCGGGTGAGCGCACGCGGCCCGGGGGAGGGGACTCTGGCGAGAGGGCGGGAGGGGCGGGGCCCGGCAGGAGTGCGTCTCTGTGCGCTGCGTGGGTTCCACTCACCGCCTGGCCGTTTCGGGGCCCCAGTGCCTCCCTGGCCGGCAGGGGGCGGCACACGCTCGCCTTGTCCTGGCGCTTTTCCCAGTGGCCCGGCTCTGCCCTCGAGGCTCTTTTCTCCCTAGGggggaattttaaaatctcacccCTCCCCCAGTGCTGGGGGGGAAAGCCGAGGATCCTCGCGTGCCGGGAGGGGGCTGCGAATGGGGCAGGGCGAGCGCACGTGGGGCGTGTTTACAAACAGCAGCCGCGCCGCCGTGCAGAGGCGGTCCAGGTGTCGGAGCCCAGAGTCAGCGCGCGTGGAAAGTGCTAGCCCGAGCGAGGATCATGAGGCACGGTAGGAGCTGGCGGACGTGGGTTCCGGGCAGGAGCTGGGGCGTTCGCTCGGCAACACCCAACCGGACAAGCCCAGGGTGCCGAGGCGCGGCGGGCGGCGGTAGAGCCGAGTGCTGGGTCAGCGCTCCCTGGTGCTGATGCTCCGGAACTCGTCACAGTCGCTGTAGAGACGGTCCCTTTGCAAAATCGACAGCACCTGGGAGACGCGGGAGCCAGTGGGAGGCGTCGTGGTAAATTTCCTGCCGCGCCTCGACGCCCGGGGCTTCTCAAGTAGAATCAGGGAATTGCGCTTTGACCGATATTCCCTTTATTTGTTTCCAATGGAGACACCTGCGGAAGGGTCACcgccttcctggaggagggagcGGTGCACCTCCACCTTGCAGCACCTGTTTCCTGGGAAACGCGGTCAGGCTGCCTTCCTTTCCGTCTTGTGTGTGCGTGTCACagtttgaaaaattgaaaattctTCAGTGAATTATCTCTTCCATATGAACATAAATGTAACCTTTTCGTTAACACAAAGTAACATAGTAATTCGTCATTTCTTTGACAAGGCCATATACTGTTTCTGGAATTTCAGAAACTTGGAAATGGAAATCAGAGCGAGCATACTGTAGAAAACAGATGTTGATTCTAAGCCTTCTGTTTGACTCCGCCGCCCAAACTGCTCAATTGCCTTTCTCAGCATAGCAGCCTTCCACTATCTGGCATGACAGAAATTCTTTGATCTAGTTATGTTGTGAGGTTGTAAGTGGCTTTTGGAGAATACCTGCTTTTAGACCTCCCTTCTTCCCTGCCCTCCATTTGGCTTCCAAGAAGCCAGTCCCTTTCTGGAAATCCTGGTTGCCTATTTTGGGTAGATTATGACTTACTTCATGGTACttttatataactttaaaaaatattcttattttccctGATACCTGTGAAAAGCGTGAAACACTGCTAGAACAGCACTTTACTGACTGCCACCCATGTGGAAATGAGGCAGCCTGTAACCAGATGTCAGCTGCCTGCCTTTCCCCCTCTCCCCCAAGTCTACTGGAGTCGCTCTGTCCCAGGATATTTAAATACAAAGGAATCCTGCCTCTTACTCTTACTCTCTTTTCCACAGTATCTCTAGGATTTAATTTTCTTCCAGATaccatttgcatttttctctgtTCCTCCTGGATTCTCCAGTTTGCTGTTTTATGTCTTATAGCTGTTCCCTTTTTATCACCTTGTGTAAGTTCAAATCTGGATACAGCCCACATTTCTAGATTTTCTCAAAACACCGCTTGACTCAAGGCAATTGTATTTAGTAGACTTTTACTAAGATTTTACTCAAGGCAATTGTGTCTTTACACAAAACAGCTTTGTTGGGCAAACTTTCTCCTTTTGTTGGGGGAAGGAGTGGCTAGTTGTGGCAGACATATTACAGCACAAGGGGGAGAGGACTTAGAATGttaagaatatgtatatataagaatatatgtatgtgtatatatatgtatttttgagacagggcttctctctgttgcccaggttagagtgctgTGGTACGACCATGgcttgggctcactgcagcctcaaccacctagtctcaagcaatccttctgcctcagcctcccgagtagccgagactataggctacaggtgcgtgccatcatgcccaggtaatttttgtatttttttgtagagatgaggtcttgctatgttgccagagCTGGTGtcaaacctctgggctcaagtgatcctcccaccttggccttccaaagtgctgggattacaggcatgtgccattctGCCTAGCCAATAATAGATTCTTAAGATGGTGAAACTACTCTGTACAACTGTAATGGTGGGCACATGTCATTAAACATTTGTTCAGATGCACAGAacatacaacaccaagagtgaaccctaatggaaACTATGGACTCtgtgataaaaatgtttcaaGATAGGTTCGTCAGTTGTAACTGATGTTCCACTCTGGTGGGCAATATTGATAATGGGAAGGTTATGGatgtgtgggggcagggagtATATGGGTAATCTCCCTATCTTCTGTGGAATTTtagaacctaaaactgctctaaaaaataaagccaatttcttaaaaatgtaggtacaaaaaaaaaatgagaatgttgGGCACCTAAGGCAACTTACTCTTTCTCATCTACTATACGCTCAACACAGCACACACCAAGCAGTTCTCCACTGGACACAGCTGGGTATCCTATAATTCATTTCAATTCTGATACCATCTGCCTGGAGTGTCCCCGCAACTTCAAATTCCAATTGCAAGTGTTAGGTTGTTGTCAGGTTCCAAGCCCAGCTAGGGTCTGAGGGGAGTTGGTGGACGGGTGGCGGGTAATTGAAAGAACATTTGGGGGACCATAAGCAGTTGAGATAtatctttattctctctctctctctgtcagccTTTGTTTTGGCCACCTGCTCCAGCTGCAGCCTCTCTCAGCACTGGCTCCCCCGCTTCTGCCACCCCCACGCCTGTAGCTGAGCTCCCCAACGTGCTTGCCGCTTCCTGGCTCACCTCCCAGCCACCTGCAAGGTGGCCCAGCTCTCTCTTACAGAGTTAGCAGTGCAGTTATATTACTCACAGATAATAGTGGCTCAAGCCAGTTGATGAGCCCACCCTTAATGTGGTTACATAACTGAGATTATGTAATGCACAGGATTGTGCACCTGCGCTCCAGTCCCACTGTGTCATGCAGCACTAGATGTTTACCTCCACCAACTCTTGTCTGCAGTGCAGCTGTTTCCCTTACACTCCATCCCCTAGGCCAAGGGAGTCCTCTTAGTGGATAAATGTGTCCGTAGGGCAGCACCCTGGACCCATAGGCCACAGCAGCAGTACATATGTGCCCTGGAGGAGGATTccttccttggccattccccTACAAATGGTCAATCACAGAggctgtgttagtctgttttcatgctgctgataaagacatacccgagactgggaagaaaaagagatttaattggacttacagttccacgtggctggtgaggcctcagaatcatggtaggaggtgaaaggcacttcttaaatagtggcagcaagagaaaatgaggaagaagcaaaagcagaaacccctgttAAGCCCATCCCATGAGAcctactatcatgagaatagcatgggaaagactggcccccatgatacAATTACCTCtccttgggtccctcccacaacacataggaattctgagagatacaattcaagttgagatttggatggggacacagccaaaccatatcagaagccaTACATTAAATTCCAAGCCCTCCCTCCAGGGGGCTACGATGGCCATCCATCTGCAGTGGGTGGCTTGGAGGGTCCATGGCCAAAACCAGGTTTTTGTTCCCCTACCTTTAGGGACATTGAGGCAGGCAACAACAAGTTACCATTTGTCACCATAACTGGTTGGAGGAGGTCATCCTTTCTCCCATAGGTCTTGCCACATGGCCCTGCCCCAAGTGGTCCGGTGACCAACTAGCCAATTCTGTAACTTCCAGGTAGTTAACGACAAGGTTAAGCCTTAATAAACTGCTCAGCTATCAGTGCAGATTATCATAGGTGTCACCTCTTTGGTGATCACCATCCACATTGTCCTGAGTTTGGCCCATTGACTACTTTGTCCACACCCAGTATCAAACCATATGGTGTCAGTACTAGGCTGAACTGCACACGACAGTGGTCCAGGCAGCAGTGGCACCCCAGTTGGGTCCATCCATATATCATGCCCcatgggggatggggtggggtgccCCTCTTTAAACAGTGATGGCTCAGGGTTTAGGGGTACGTCAGGCTGACCCATAGCCTTATATTGCATCAGGACTACAGGTCCCAAGACTTCTTGCAGTTCTGCTAATAAGGGGCTTGTACTCAGAGGACTCTGCTGTTCTAAGTAGACACCCCACTTTGCTAAACTGGATGTCTGCAATCCCAGTCCAGGGAGTCATTACCCATGAACATATCCACCCCACTATTGGGTAAGTTGTCTGCATGATGACTGTAGTCCGTCCCGTCACACTCTCATAACCCTGAAGGGCGGCATATGCAGCTGCTAACTGCTTCTCTGTCAATGAATACTGGAGCTCAGCTCGCTTCCAAAGTTGGAACCAAAAGCCTCCTGGCATTCTAAAGCAGTCCATGCACTGACGTAGGCCCCAGCCAGAATCATCTGTGATCACATGCACATCGAGTTCAAATTGGCACCCTTGGTTAATCACTTGTAGGGCCTGCATTTGCTGCTGAATAGCCTGCTTGGCTGCCAGAAAGCCTGTCTCAACCTCCTTATCCCAATCCCGGGTAGCCCCCTTTTTTGTCAACCGGTACAACAGTTTTATCATCTGAGCCAAATGGGGCACAAATGCCCCCCCAGTAGCCCAAGAGGCCCATAAAAGTCTGCAGCTGCCTCACAGTGGTGGGCCAGGGATATGCCTGGATTTTGTCTATGATGGCCTCTGATATGGCTTTCGTCTTACCCAACCGGATAACTCTTAAGAATTTGACAGTCAATCCAGGCCCTGGGATCTGAGATTCATTGACATGCGGCCCAACGGCATGCTGCCAAATGTTGCAAGAGAGGTGCTGCCACTTCTAAATCTGCCAGAGAATCAGAGGTTAGCATAGTATCATCAATATAATGGAATAGGGGACTCTCTTTGGACATTTCCACGTGATTAAATCTGTGACAACGAGGCCATGACATATCGGTGGGGCTACTCACGTAGTCCTGGAGCAACACTGTGAAAGTCCATTGTCATCCTTCCCATGTGAAGGTGAACTGTTCCTGGCTTTCTAGAGCAGTGTCAATTGGGAAGAATGCATTGGCCAGGTCTACCACATAGTGGTACTGTCCCAGTTCCATCGTCAAGTGGTTCATCAAATCCGTGATAGATGGCACAACTGCCAAGCAGTGTAAAATATCCACCCCCAGAATATATTCAGGTATGGGAGAGACATACATAGTATAAACAGGAAGCCAAGTGGCCAATGCCAAGGTGCAAAGATACAGGTTTCACTTTCACTGACCAGCCTCCATAGCCATTTATGTATGCAGCTTTACCCAGAAACTTATCCGGGCTCCCGTAGACAAGACTACAATCTGTGCCAATGTCTACCAGCACCAGCACCTGCTGTACATTGGTAGGGGACCAGTGGATTGCTAATTCCACATGTGGCCTCCAGTCATCTGGTGTCCCCCCAAGCCGGGCATCTCAGCCAGCTCCCTAATCAAACACAAAAGGCTCTATAACTCTGCCTGTCTGTAAGTAGTCCTTGAGCCAGAGCATCTATCTGGGTGGCATTTCTGGAATTGCTGCTTTGGGGTCAGTTGCCTCTACAAAGTTACCAGCACTTCCCAGGTGGGTAGGGGCTCCCCCAGACGGTGCCAACACTATTTGCCTAACTCCCACAAATCACTGGGGGTGTAGGCACTATATGAAGCGTGCTCCACCATGGTAGGGGATCCCTGGGTCTGCTTTTTGGGCCCAAGTGGCTATTCATGCTCTATTTTCTGGTGGACCATAGGGTGAGCCCACAGCAGGGGTTCTTCCCCCTCAGTATCAGACCAAGCAGGAATGTCCAGCCAGGAGGGTGGGCTCAAGCCGTCACTTACGGCAGTTCCCAATTCTTATTCCAAACTGTGTATCTGGCCCTCCAGGCGCTTGGCTTGCATCTGAAGGTCCCTTACCTGTGCTGCATCCTGCAGGGAATGGGCATGCACTGACCGTAGTGCAGTCAAAAATGCCCATCTGACTCGGCTGGCAAAGGCATGCTCCTTCTGCATGCTGTGTGCTTCCAGGTGTTTCAGTACCTTCTCCATGCTCACAGGGGACCCATCCACTGCTGCCCATGTTTCTACTGGAGCCCATCCTAGCAGCACTGCCACATAGCCAACCCAGGATCACTGGGGGCTGAGGACACACCTCAGAATCCTGCTGACTACACCAATTGTCAGGTTCCAACTTGAGCTGGGGTCCAAGGGGAGGTGGTGGATGGGTGGCGGGTAGTTGAAAAAACACTCGGGGCACCATAGGCAGTTGGGATATggctttattctctctctccatcaGCATTTGTCTCAGCCACCCCCACACCTGTAGCTGCGCCATAGCCCTTCTCAGCGCTGGCTTTGCAGCTCCTGCCACCCGCATGCCTGTAGCTGTGCTCCCCAGTGCACTCGCCGCTTCCTGGCTCCCCTCCTGGCCACCTGCAAGGTGGCCCAGCTCTCTCTTACAGAGTTAGCAGTGCAGTTATATTACAGAAAATAGTGGCTCAAAGCCAGGTGATGAGCCCACCCATAACATGGTCACATAACTGTGATTATATACTGCATGGGATTATGTGTCTGTGCTCCAGTCCCACTGTGTCATGGAGCACCAAATGTTCACCTCAGCCTGCTCTTGACTGCAGCACAGCCATTTTCCTTACAGTTGCCACCTATACTTCTGAAGGACTAGCTGTCAGTTGGGATTCCCATGGTGCCCCTCCTTGTGTTCCATTAATTTGCTAGGGCAGCTCCTCACTGAACTCAAGGAAACATGTTACTTGCATTTGCTGGTTTATTATAAGGGATAAAACTCAGGACCAGTCAAATGGAAAAGATGTATAGGAGCAAGATATGGCAGGGTGGGAGGCATGGAGCTTCTGTGCCCTCTCTGGGCTTGCCACCTTCTCAGCACTGGATGTGCTCAACCTGGAAGCTCATCAGATTTGTTGTTCAAGCGTTTTTATAGAGCTTCATCTCCAGCCCAATCCCCTTCCCAGATGCCAGtgagtggggctgaaagttccagtCTTCTAATCATTTGGTCTTTCTGCTGACCAGCCTAATGCTGAGGTTATCTAGGGGCCTCACCCTAAGTCGCtgcattagcataaactcaggtaccATTGAAAGAGGGTTGGTATAAAAGTCAAAAGACACTCCTAACATTCAGGAAAtcccaagggttttaggagctctgtggcaggatctggggaaaaaaacaaatatatttcatattatgcCACAGCATTATTGTTTTATTAAGAGCCCAGTTGGCCACAGGGAACTTCCTATTGTCAGTTCTTCTCTTTGGGTCACAGCATCCTTCCATCTTGCTAtgccattcttttctttcttcccccagCATTTTTCTATCTCAGGGtaccctctcttctctttttttccttctcacctGCTTGTGAACACTCAAGATTTTTTTCACTTCATTATGCAGagcaattttgtattcttttgtctcttttctgACTTCCCTTACCATTCACTGTGGTTTATCTCGAATGAAAAGGCATTTCAGTCATTGGGAAGTTCTGTCACCCATGTGTCTCTTTTTTCTACATATGTGCAACTCTCTTAATCCTTGTAACAGTACTATGAGGTAGATGTTACCTATGTTTTATGTACAAGAAAATAAAggctaggctgggtgcggtggctcacacctgtaatcccagcactttgggaggccaaggcaggcagattgcctagctcaggagtttgcgaccagcatgggcagcacggtgaaatcccgtctttactaaaatacgaaaaatt
The nucleotide sequence above comes from Symphalangus syndactylus isolate Jambi chromosome 10, NHGRI_mSymSyn1-v2.1_pri, whole genome shotgun sequence. Encoded proteins:
- the TIGD2 gene encoding tigger transposable element-derived protein 2 encodes the protein MLGKRKRVVLTIKDKLDIIKKLEEGVSFKKLSVVYGIGESTVRDIKKNKERIINYANSSDPTSGVSKRKSMKSSTYEELDRVMIEWFNQQKTDGIPVSGTICAKQAKFFFDALGMEGDFNASSGWLTRFKQRHGIPKAAGKGTKLKGDETAAREFCGSFQEFVEKENLQPEQIYGADQTGLFWKCLPSRTLTLETDQSTSGCRSSRERIIIMCCANATGLHKLNLCVVGKAKKPRAFKGTDLSNLPVTYYSQKGAWIEQSVFRQWFEKYFVPQVQKHLKSKGLLEKAVLLLDFPPARPNEEMLSSDDGRIIVKYLPPNVTSLIQPMSQGVLATVKRYYRAGLLQKYMDEGFDPKIFWKNLTVLDAIYEVSRAWNMVKSSTITKAWKKLFPGNEENSGMNIDEGAILAANLATVLQNTEECEHVDIENIDQWFDSRSNDSSCQVLTDSESAEDQTKAAEQKPSSKSRKTELNSEKHISHKAALEWTENLLDYLEQQDDMLLSDKLVLRRLRTIIRKKQKIQNNKNH